Proteins from a genomic interval of Papaver somniferum cultivar HN1 chromosome 4, ASM357369v1, whole genome shotgun sequence:
- the LOC113276422 gene encoding aldehyde dehydrogenase family 2 member B4, mitochondrial-like → MATRKVSSLLSKTFGTSVLSSLKGKNINLGRSVSRYSTAVALEEPIKPPVEVNYTKLLINGEFVNSASGKTFPTLDPRTGDVIAHVAEGDAEDINRAVAAARKAFDEGPWPKMTAYERSRVLLRFVDLIDKHTDELAALETWDNGKPHAQAAKVEVPMFSRLFRYYAGWADKIHGLTVQADGPYHVQTLHEPIGVAGQIIPWNFPLLMFAWKVGPALATGNSIVLKTAEQTPLSALYAAKLLHEAGLPEGVLNVISGFGPTAGAALASHMDVDKLAFTGSTATGKIVTELAGRSNLKPVTLELGGKSPFIVCEDANIDKAVETAHFALFFNQGQCCCAGSRTFVHEKIYDEFIEKSKARAMKRVVGDPFQKGVEQGPQIDLEQFEKVMNYIKSGVESGATIETGGARFGDKGYYIQPTVFSNVQDNMLIAKDEIFGPVQSILKFKDLSEVIKRSNAINYGLAAGVFTQNLDTANTLTRALRAGTIWINCFDVFDAAIPFGGYKMSGHGREKGVYSLNNYLQVKAVVTSLKNPAWL, encoded by the exons ATGGCAACTAGGAAAGTTTCTTCCCTTCTCTCTAAAACCTTTGGTACTTCAGTACTTTCCTCACTAAAAG GGAAGAATATCAACTTGGGAAGAAGTGTTAGTAGATATAGTACTGCTGTTGCACTTGAAGAACCAATTAAACCACCAGTTGAAGTAAACTACACAAAACTTCTTATCAACGGGGAGTTTGTGAATTCTGCTtcag GAAAAACTTTTCCGACTCTTGACCCTAGGACAGGGGATGTTATAGCTCATGTAGCTGAAGGTGATGCTGAAGATATCAATCGGGCGGTTGCCGCTGCTCGCAAGGCATTTGATGAGGGCCCATGGCCAAAGATGACAGCTTAT GAAAGGTCAAGGGTACTTTTGCGCTTTGTGGATTTGATTGATAAACATACTGATGAACTTGCAGCACTTGAGACGTGGGATAACGGAAAGCCCCATGCACAGGCCGCTAAGGTTGAAGTGCCAATGTTCTCACGTCTATTTAGATATTATGCTG GATGGGCGGATAAGATTCATGGTCTCACAGTTCAGGCTGATGGTCCGTACCATGTGCAAACCCTACATGAGCCTATTGGAGTTGCTGGACAAATTATTCCATGGAATTTTCCACTTCTCATGTTTGCTTGGAAGGTCGGACCTGCCTTGGCTACTGGTAACAGTATTGTCCTAAAGACAGCAGAACAAACACCATTGTCTGCTCTCTATGCGGCGAAGCTGCTCCACGAA GCCGGCCTTCCTGAGGGTGTCCTGAATGTCATTTCTGGATTTGGTCCTACGGCTGGTGCAGCACTTGCTAGTCATATGGACGTCGACAAG CTTGCTTTCACAGGATCAACTGCAACCGGCAAGATTGTTACTGAACTGGCTGGTAGAAGCAACCTTAAGCCAGTGACTCTAGAGCTTGGAGGGAAATCTCCATTCATTGTATGTGAAGATGCCAACATTGACAAGGCTGTTGAaactgcccactttgctctgttCTTTAACCAG GGACAGTGCTGCTGTGCTGGGTCTCGTACTTTTGTACATGAAAAAATTTATGACGAGTTCATAGAGAAATCAAAGGCTCGTGCTATGAAACGTGTTGTTGGTGATCCCTTCCAGAAGGGTGTCGAACAAGGTCCTCAG ATTGATTTAGAGCAATTTGAGAAGGTTATGAATTACATAAAATCTGGTGTTGAAAGTGGGGCAACCATTGAAACTGGTGGTGCAAGATTTGGCGATAAGGGTTACTATATTCAGCCTACCGTCTTCTCAAATGTCCAG GATAACATGTTGATTGCGAAGGATGAGATCTTTGGACCTGTGCAGAGCATCTTGAAATTCAA AGATCTTAGTGAGGTAATCAAAAGATCGAATGCAATAAATTACGGTTTGGCTGCAGGAGTTTTCACCCAGAACCTAGACACAGCAAATACCCTGACGCGTGCATTGAGAGCAGGAACTATATGGATCAATTGCTTCGATGTTTTCGATGCGGCAATTCCTTTTGGTGGATACAAGATGAGTGGGCATGGCCGAGAGAAGGGAGTTTACAGTCTTAATAACTATTTGCAAGTGAAAGCTGTGGTTACTTCTTTGAAAAACCCAGCTTGGTTATAA